A DNA window from Helianthus annuus cultivar XRQ/B chromosome 15, HanXRQr2.0-SUNRISE, whole genome shotgun sequence contains the following coding sequences:
- the LOC110912345 gene encoding xyloglucan glycosyltransferase 4, protein MAPSSVVVTIDKSSNFSLVEVDNSEASVFLEKQRTASTKQFSWLLLLKAQRILSFVPWLTMGCSKTFVSVKKRIALSDSTKDEVKYKERVMYRFVKAFLAISVLALGVEIFAYFQKWDLNFIPNEAMGLMHLCYMGWVAFRAEYLAPFITMLSKFCVLLFLIQSVDRFILGIGFFWIKFKKIKPGIDVDDRCYDAEDPLSFPMVLVQIPMCNEREVYQQSIAAVCQLDWPKERILIQVLDDSSDEVIQILIRNEVSLWREKGVNIIYRHRFVRTGYKAGNLHSAMGCDYVKNYEFVAILDADFQPNPDFLLLTVPHFKGKPDLGLVQARWSFVNKDENLLTRLQNINLCFHFEVEQQVNGHFLNFFGFNGTAGVWRIKALEESGGWLERTTVEDMDIAVRAHLNGWKFIYLNDVRVLCELPESYEAYKKQQHRWHSGPMQLFRLCLPAILSSKISKWKKANLIFLFFLLRKMILPFYSFTLFCVILPLTMFIPEAELPIWVICYVPVTMSVLNILPSPKSFPFLMPYLLFENTMSVTKFNAMISGLFQLGSAYEWVVTKKTGRSSESDLLAFAERESKSFNEEKIQRRLSDSGLEMLGKLKEQETPVVENEKKKNRIYRKEVALAFLLLTAAARSLLSAHGIHFYFLLFQGLSFLVVGLDLIGEQVN, encoded by the exons ATGGCACCAAGCTCTGTAGTTGTCACAATAGACAAATCAAGCAACTTTTCTTTAGTAGAAGTTGATAACTCAGAAGCATCAGTGTTTCTTGAAAAACAAAGAACAGCAAGCACCAAACAGTTTTCATGGCTGCTGTTATTAAAAGCTCAAAGAATCCTCTCTTTCGTTCCATGGTTAACAATGGGGTGTTCCAAAACTTTTGTTTCAGTTAAAAAAAGGATTGCTTTATCAGATTCAACCAAAGATGAAGTCAAGTACAAAGAGAGGGTTATGTACAGATTTGTAAAAGCATTTCTTGCTATTTCTGTTCTTGCTTTGGGTGTGGAAATCTTTGCTTATTTTCAGAAATGGGATTTGAATTTTATCCCTAATGAAGCTATGGGACTTATGCATTTGTGTTACATGGGTTGGGTTGCATTTAGAGCTGAATATCTTGCTCCATTTATCACTATGTTGTCAAAGTTTTGTGTGTTGCTGTTCTTGATCCAGTCTGTTGATAGATTCATACTTGGGATTGGGTTCTTTTGGATCAAGTTTAAGAAAATAAAGCCAGGGATTGATGTTGATGATAGGTGTTATGATGCTGAAGATCCTTTATCTTTCCCTATGGTTCTTGTTCAGATTCCCATGTGCAATGAAAGAGAG GTGTATCAACAATCAATTGCAGCTGTGTGCCAGTTGGATTGGCCAAAAGAGAGGATATTGATTCAAGTTTTGGATGATTCAAGTGATGAGGTTATACAGATTTTGATAAGGAATGAAGTGAGTTTATGGAGGGAGAAAGGGGTGAATATAATCTACAGACATAGATTTGTTAGAACAGGATATAAAGCAGGCAATCTTCATTCAGCAATGGGTTGTGATTATGTTAAAAACTATGAATTTGTTGCCATTTTGGATGCAGATTTTCAGCCAAATCCTGATTTCCTGTTGCTGACAGTTCCTCACTTCAAG GGGAAACCGGACTTGGGTCTTGTTCAAGCCAGATGGTCATTCGTAAACAAGGACGAAAACTTGCTCACAAGGCTACAAAACATAAACTTGTGCTTCCATTTCGAAGTTGAACAACAAGTGAACGGTCACTTTCTCAACTTCTTTGGGTTCAACGGGACGGCTGGTGTTTGGAGGATCAAAGCTTTGGAAGAATCCGGAGGTTGGCTCGAAAGAACGACAGTTGAAGACATGGACATTGCGGTTAGAGCCCATTTGAATGGATGGAAGTTCATTTACCTTAACGATGTTAGAGTTCTTTGCGAATTACCCGAGTCTTACGAAGCTTACAAGAAACAACAACATCGATGGCATTCGGGTCCTATGCAACTCTTCCGTCTCTGCCTTCCTGCAATCCTTTCTTCCAAG ATATCAAAGTGGAAAAAGGCGAACTTGATCTTCTTATTCTTCCTTCTGCGAAAAATGATTCTACCGTTTTACTCGTTCACTCTCTTCTGCGTGATCTTACCGCTAACAATGTTCATACCCGAAGCCGAATTACCAATTTGGGTAATCTGTTACGTGCCCGTCACAATGTCAGTTTTAAACATCCTGCCATCACCAAAATCATTTCCATTCCTGATGCCATACCTACTGTTCGAAAACACAATGTCGGTAACCAAATTCAACGCAATGATCTCGGGCCTGTTCCAGCTCGGAAGTGCATACGAATGGGTAGTCACCAAGAAAACCGGGAGGTCATCTGAGTCAGATTTGTTGGCGTTTGCAGAACGCGAATCAAAAAGCTTCAACGAAGAGAAGATTCAACGACGGTTATCGGATTCGGGGCTTGAAATGCTGGGGAAACTGAAGGAGCAAGAGACACCAGTTGTTGAAAAtgaaaagaagaaaaacagaATTTATAGGAAAGAAGTTGCACTTGCATTTCTGCTGCTTACTGCTGCCGCAAGAAGTCTTTTGTCAGCTCATGGGATTCATTTTTATTTCTTGTTGTTTCAAGGTTTATCTTTTCTTGTGGTTGGGTTGGATTTGATTGGTGAGCAAGTCAACTGA
- the LOC110912346 gene encoding ankyrin repeat domain-containing protein EMB506, chloroplastic, which produces MVLISCSTTPSSIRLPFCSSFVTIASFACNCSNINFIQMTSHPILQEKTCKFSALGSKSHTKVCAVDPYQSSSTTHLQNWEDPDGSDSESEEDVEDGEENNLDFESDWEEETDAPETSNNVEKLSTSQIEEDLIKEVEQLLTPEERAILQQNEAPDLDKISTAKWNPLHTLALAGQIKFMDNLLANGYDIDTVDKDGQTALHKAVLGKKEAVISHLLRKGAKPHLQDLDGATPLHYAVQVSAMQTVKLLIKSKVDVNIADNEGWTPLHVAMQSRNRDIAKVLLVNGADKTRRTKDGKTPLDLALCYGKEFKAYDLAKLLKLVPANNYF; this is translated from the exons ATGGTGCTAATATCATGCTCAACAACACCTTCTTCAATACGATTACCGTTCTGTTCCTCTTTTGTTACTATAGCTTCATTCGCATGTAACTGCAGCAACATCAATTTTATCCAAATGACTAGTCACCCTATCTTACAAGAAAAAACTTGCAAGTTTTCTGCACTAGGTAGCAAATCGCACACAAAAGTTTGTGCAGTCGATCCGTACCAAAGCTCTTCCACTACCCACCTACAAAATTGGGAAGATCCCGATGGTAGTGATAGTGAAAGTGAGGAGGATGTGGAGGACGGCGAAGAAAACAATCTGGACTTTGAGAGTGACTGGGAGGAAGAAACCGATGCTCCCGAGACCTCAAATAATGTGGAGAAGTTGTCCACTAGCCAGATCGAAGAAGACCTAATTAAAG AGGTTGAACAACTTTTAACACCCGAAGAAAGAGCAATCTTGCAACAGAATGAAGCTCCCGATCTTGACAAAATATCAACC gCGAAGTGGAACCCCTTGCATACATTGGCGTTAGCAGGGCAGATAAAGTTCATGGACAACCTTCTAGCAAATGGATATGATATTGATACTGTTGACAAG GATGGGCAGACCGCTCTTCACAAAGCCGTCTTAGGTAAAAAGGAGGCTGTCATTAGTCATCTGTTAAGAAAAGGTGCAAAGCCTCATCTTCAAGATCTG GATGGTGCTACTCCACTTCATTATGCAGTTCAAGTGAGTGCGATGCAAACTGTGAAGTTGCTGATCAAATCCAAAGTTGACGTAAACATTGCTGATAAT GAAGGATGGACTCCCTTGCATGTAGCTATGCAAAGTAGAAACAGAGACATTGCAAAAGTTCTGCTTGTGAATGGAGCTGACAAGACGAGAAGAACCAAG GATGGGAAAACACCCCTTGACCTCGCCTTATGTTATGGGAAAGAATTCAAAGCCTATGATCTTGCCAAACTACTGAAGCTTGTACCAGCAAACAACTATTTCTGA